The nucleotide sequence CGGAGCCGAGGTGCTCTCGCAGCGCGTCGCCGACCTTGCCCTTGACGGTGTCAACCTGGTCGACGAGTGCGGTGAGCGAGCCGTACTCACGGATCCACTTCGAGGCCGTCTTCTCCCCCACGCCTGGAATCCCCGGAAGGTTGTCGCTCGGATCGCCCCGCAGAGCGGCGAAGTCCGGGTACTGCGCCGGCGTCAGCGCGTACTTCGCCTGGACCTCCTCCGGCGTGAACCGGGTGAGCTCGGAAACCCCTTTACGCGGGTACAGAACAGTGACCGAGTCGGTGACCAGTTGCAGTGCGTCCCGGTCGCCGGTGCAGATCAACACGTGCATGCCCTGCTCGGCGGCCTGCGTCGTCAGGGTCGCGATGATGTCATCGGCCTCGAAACCGTCGACCGACATCGTAGGAATGCGAAGCGCGGCCAGCACTTCTTGAATCAGCCCGACCTGGCCGCCGAACTCCGAGGGACTGGTCGATCGATTGGCCTTGTACTCGCTGTACTGCTCGCTGCGGAAGGTCTTGCGGCTCACGTCGAAGGCGACGGCCAGGTGCGTCGGTTCCTCGTCGCGCAGCAGGTTGATCAACATCGAGGTGAACCCGAAGACCGCGTTGGTGACCTGCCCGGTCGTGGTGGAGAAGTTTTCCACCGGCAGCGCGTAGAACGCGCGGTAGGCCAGCGAGTGCCCGTCGAGCAGCAGGAGTTTGCCGCCGGCACCGGATGCGCCCGCGGCGAACTCGGACGCCGGAGCGGTACTGGGGGCGGCTGGCTCAGCGGTACTCGTCACGGTGCCCGAGTCTAGGCGGACCCACCGACACAGGGTCGCGCTGCGGGCGAAGCCTCAACCAGAGGCTGAGACCCTGCCGCGGCAGCCGATAACCCAGAACTCAGGCCGGCCCGGCCAAGCCGGCCTGGTGGGCCGGGCGCACGGCACAGGTCAGCCGCGCGGTGCAGGTACGCCGGCCCCGCTCGTCGGTGATGACGATCTCGAAGCTGGACATCGTCCGACCGACGTGCAAAGGCGTGCACACGCCGGTGACCAGGCCGTCCGTGGCCGAGCGGTGGTGACTGCAGTTGAGTTCGACGCCAACGGCGATGTTGTCGGGTCCGGCGTGCAGCGCCGCCGCGTAGGAGCCAAGGGTCTCGGCCAGTACCGCCGACGCGCCTCCGTGCAGCAGGCCGTAGGGCTGCCGGTTTCCGGCCACCGGCATCGTGCCGCTGAACCGGGACGGATCGGTGTCGATGATCTCGATTCCCAGCTTGTCGACCAGGAGCTCGTTCCGGTCGCGCCAGCGCTCGTCGATGGAATCCAGAAGGGCCTGTTGGGAAGGAGAGATCATGTGCACTTACCTACCACAGCGGCGCCGGGGTTCACCCCACCGAGAGGCTCACCTCATATCGACGGCAGTCTCAGGCGCCCCGGCCGATGACCCGGTTCGGCAGGACGCCGCGAACGGTCCGCCGCCGCCGCAACGCCACGCGGTCGATCGAGTCGGCGATACCCAGGCTGCGTCGCAGCGCCGAGACCGACGCGATCCGCCGGACGACCAGCGGTGCGAAGCCGAGCCGGGCGAGGTACCGGTTGGCATCGCGCGCGGCCGCCTGGACGCCGACGACCACGTGGTCGATATCGCGGTCCTCCGCGTGCCGTACGGCACCGGTGAGCAGGGCCCGCCCGGCGCCGCGGCGGCGGTAGGACGGTGCGACCAGCAGGTGCGAGATGTACATCGTCGAAGTCGGCGCGAGCACGCCGACCTGCTCCTCCAACAAGACCGAGAACCCGACGAGCTTGTCGTGCTCCTCCTCGACCGCGACCAGCACCAGCCGGTCAGGGTCGGACAGCAGCAGGGAGTACCGGTCGGCCAGCGTGGTCGTGTCACCCTTGCGACCGCGGCGACCGATGTGTTCGGTAACCCCGTTGTCCTCGGAGAGAGCGATCAGTTCAGCGATATCGGATGGCGAAGCGGGTCGCACCCGCACATTGCCTCGCGACACGAGTCTCTCCACTTCTGCAGAAGAACGCTTCGCCGACGATCAGGACCGAGCCTTGAGCACCACAGATGTCGCGGGCCGAAATTGTTGGCTTCGCAACCAAATCTCTGGAGGCACCCTAGCGTGCGAATCGCTCGCCCAAAAGAGTCCGTCGGAAGTGATCGCGATGCGAAAACCGCCCGTCACATCCCGAACACAAACGGTGACTAATTTGCCCCGATTGCGGCCGGATGCCCAAGTCAGTCTACGAAGCGATCTCCTCGCCCAGGTAAGCGGCCCTCACCCGGTCGTCGGCGAGCAGTTCCCGCCCGCTTCCGGTGAGCACGATCTCGCCGGTCTCCAGGACGTAGCCACGGTTGGCCAACCCCAGGGCCTGCGCCGCGTTCTGCTCGACCAGCAGGACGGTTACCCCGTCGTTGTTGATCTCGCGGACGATATCGAAGATCTGCTTCACGATCAGCGGAGCCAGGCCCATCGACGGCTCGTCCAGCAGCAGCAACCGCGGTTTGCCCATAAGCGCACGCCCGATCGCCAGCATCTGCTGCTCGCCGCCGGACAGCGTGCCGGCCAGCTGCTTGTAGCGTTCCTGCATTCGCGGGAAGAGCTCGAGCACGTGGGCCAGCACCTGCTCGTCCGGCTTCTTGAACCGGAAGGCGCCCATCTCGAGGTTCTCGGCCACCGTCATCCTCGGGAACACGTGCCGCCCCTCGGGAACGTGACAGATTCCCAGGTTGATCAACTCGTGCGCCGGGATTCCGTCGATGCGCCGACCGTCGTAGCGAATCTGGCCCAGCGCGGGCCGCAGCATGCCGGACACCGTCTTCTGGGTGGTCGTCTTGCCCGCGCCGTTGGCGCCGAGCAGGGCGACGATCTCCCCCTCGTTGACCTCGAACGAGACGCCCTTGAGCGCTTTGATCGCGCCGTAGCGGACCTCGATGTCGTCCACTTCGAGCAAGCTCATGCTGACTCATCCTCCGTCGTGCCGAGGTAGGCGGCGATGACCACCGGGTCCTTCTGGATCTCCTCCGGGGTGCCTTCGGCGATCTTCTCCCCGAAGTTCAGTACGACGAGCCGGTGCGCGATGGACATGACCAGTTTCATGTCGTGCTCGATGAGCAGCACCGACACGTCGTCTTCCCGGTTGATCCGCTGGATCAGGTCGGCCAGGTCCCGCTTCTCGGCGGGGTTGGTACCGGCCGCCGGCTCGTCCAGCAGGATGACGCCGGGGTTCGTGCCCAGCGCCCGGGCGATCTCCAGCCGGCGCTGCTCACCGTAGGCCAGCGAGCCGGCCAGCTCGTTGGCGCGTTGGGTCAGACCGACGAAGGAGAGCAGCTCATAGGCCCGCTTGGTGCTCTCGCGCTCCTCTCGGCGCTGCCACGGCAGTCCGAGCATCGCCGAGACCGGGCCGGCCTTCTGCCTGGTCTCCACACCCACCTTCACGTTCTCCAGTGCCGTCAAAGCCGGGAAGAGACGGATGTTCTGAAACGTCCGCGCCACACCCATCCGGTTCACCACATGGGTCTTGGCGCCGAGCACGCTGGTCGGTGTGTCCCCGACACGGGCAGCGAGATTGATGCTGCCCTCCTGCGGCGTATAGACCCCGGTGAGCGAGTTGAACAGCGATGTCTTGCCGGCGCCGTTCGGACCGATGATGGCCAGGATTTCGCCGCGGTACATCTTCAGTGACACGTCGTTGAGACTGGTCACGCCGCCGAAGCGCAGCGTGACATGGTCCACGTCGTAGATCACGTCTCTGGTTTGAGCCGGCCGCGCACCGGCCGAGTTGTCGACTGCGGTCATGCCGTCACCCCCATGCCTTCTCCTTCGGGAACCGCGCTGACCTCCGAGGACGCATTCGTGTGCAGCCCTCTCAGTTCCGCCGCGCGCCGCCGAGCCGGAATGAGGCCGGCCGGACGGAAGATCATCATCAACAGCACGACCGCGCCGATCCACATCTGGCGGTCCTCGGCCGGAACCTGGTCCTTGAGGAACTCCGGCAACCACGTCAGCACCGCCGCACCGGCCATCGCGCCCGGCAACGAACCCATGCCACCGAAGACCACGTAGGCGACGACGAGGATCGAGTTGTTCAGGACGAAGTTCTCCGGGTTGATGTAGCCGATCTGCGATGCGAAGAACACGCCGGCCACGCCGGAGGTCGAGGCCCCGATCGCGAAGGCCAGCAACTTCACCCGGGTGGTGTTGATACCGGTGGCCTGGGCGGCGATCTCGTCTTCGCGAATAGCGGCCCAGGCCCGTCCCAGCCGGGAGGCTTCCAACCGGTTGAACAACACCACGACGATGACGATCAGGACCAGGAGCAGGTACCAGTACTGCAGGTTGTTCTGTCCCCAGGTGAACTTCAGCGGGCCGAGGTTGATCTTCGGGTGCGGAATACCGAAGGCTCCCTTGGGCCCGTTGGTCACGTTTCCGGGGTTGTTGTTGGCCGTGATCCGGATGATCTCACCGAAGCCCAGCGTCACGATGGCCAGATAGTCCCCGCGCAATCTCAGCGTTGGTGCACCCAAGGCCACACCGGCGATGAGGCAGATGGCGATCGCGAAGGGAATGGCCAGCAACGGGCTCAGGTGAAGCCACGACGGGGGTCGGTGTGGTAGCGCACCGGTCAGGTACGCCGTTGTGTACGAGCCGATCGCGTAGAAGGCGATGAACCCGAGGTCGAGCAGGCCGGCCCAGCCGACCACGACGTTCAACCCGATGGCGAGCAGGACGTAGATGCCGATCTCGGAGACCAGCACCTTCTGCCAGAAACCGGTCGCCGTCGGCGGGTAGAACAGGGCGGCCGCCAGGATGGCGAACAGGAACACCTTGGAACTGCCGGTTGCACTGAAGGATCGGCTCAGCGTGTCCGAGGACTGCGCGGCCGGTGCGGCGTCTTCGACCGACTCGGTCCTCGACCCGACTCCGGCGGCCACCAGCCCGGCACCGGCCAGGACGAAGAACGCCGCGCAGGCCATCCAGCCGCCGGAACCCAGGTTCTGCCATGGGCCGGTCGCGCCGTCCACTCCCGCAGCGGCGGCCAGATCCGTCATGTCGTACATCGTGATCAACGTCAGCAGCAGCGCCACCGCGCCGATCAGGGCGGCGGCCAGGCCGAGGATGCGGTGGCGCAGATACGTCGCAGCGGCGGCCAGACCGAGCGTCACGACGAACAGCGCGTATCCGAGCCACGCCAGGTACTGGAAGGCGAGATTGGCCAGTCCGTTCCCCTCGAAGTACGTCTTGGCGTCGGACAGCGTCTGGTTCGACCCCTGCGGGGAGAACCAGGTCGCCTGCACGAATCCGATGGCCCCGACGAGCAGCCCGAGCGCCACCAGCGGCATGCCTGGTCGCCACGCCAGAAGGCGGTTCAGGAATGCGCGGCTGTCGGCGACGTCCGACTTGGCCAGCGCCGTGGCCGTAGCGGCCGCCGCGATGGTCAGGTAGCCGATCAGCAGAACGCCGCCGCCGAGCGAGTGGTCCGGAGTCCCGAGGAAGTCCCGAACCGATCCCTGGGCGGTGTAACCCCAGATTCCCCCGACGACCGCGAGGCCGGCGGCGACCCAGGCCAGGATCCGCTGCGACAACAGAATCGCCGCGCTGGCCAGGCCGAACACGACCACGAACAGGATCCAGGACAGGTAGTTGGAGAAGAACAACTTCGCCGTCGGCGCCAGGCCACTGGTGTTGGCGGCTTGACTGGCGACCGAACTGAACTTGCCGTTGCCGACCCGGCCGTCATCGGACCACTTCAGCAATGTCTGCGAGGCCAACACCGTGATCGCGCCGACCGCGAGTGGACGCACGCCCGGACGCAGCAGGTAAGGAGTGATGTACGGCCAGAACGTCATCGCGACGAAGACCAGCACGCCGATGAGAACGAACAGACCGATGCGCGGCGAGAAGATCGCCTGCCGGAAGGCCAGCCCGTAGTCGTTCTGCGAGCCTTCCTGATTGCCGATCATCAAGGCGAGCACGAAGGCCAGAGCCATGCACCCGCCGAAGCGCTTGACATGCGGGGAGGACAAGAATCCATTCTTCATGCTGCACGCCCCAAACGCTCACCCAGAATACCGCTGGGGCGGACGACCAAAACGAGAACAAGTACGACGAAGGCGACGACATCGGTCCAGCCGATACCGATCCACGCATGGCCGTTCCACGGTGCTGTCGGCACGAGATTCTCCACGACGCCGAGCAGCAGGCCGCCGATCATGGCGCCTCGAATGTTGCCGATACCACCGAGAACCGCAGCGGCGAAGGCCTTGACGCCGGGCAGGAAGCCCATGATGTTGGAGAACGCGAAGGCGGTGCCGAACAGGAATCCGGCCGCGCCGCCCAGGGCCCCACCGATGATGAAGGTGCGCGAGATGGTCTTGTCGATGTTGATGCCCATCAGCGCCGCCGTCGGCGCATCCTCGGCCACGCCGCGGATGCTGCGCCCGAGCTTCGTACCGCTGACCAGCCGATCCAGGAAGATCATCATCACGACGGCGGTCACGATCAAAGTGGCCTGGATGACCGTCAGACTCGCGCCGCCGATCGACAGGATCTCGCGGTTCTGCTGGAAGTACGGCGGGAACTGGTTGTTGGTGAACCGGTTGAACATCTTGCCGGCCAACTGGGACAGGAAGAACGACATTCCGATCGCGCTGATCAGGAAGGCTAGTTTGGGGGCCCCTCTACGTCTGAGTGGCCGATACGCCACTCGCTCCAGACTCCAGGCGATGACGGCGCCAGTGATCGCGCCCGAGCCGAGTCCGAGAATGAAGACGAAGGGAACGCCCCACCACGGCAGTGATTTTCCGTCGCCCACCACGGCATGAATCACGATGTAGCTACCGAAGGCGCCGGACATGAACACTTCGGAGTGAGCGAAGTTGATCAGCTGCAGAACGCCGTAGACGAGGGTGTAACCGAGCGCGATCAGCGCGTACATGGAACCTCGGGTTAGTCCGAGGATCAGATAGTTCAAGAAGTCGGTCATCCAGAGTGCCTTCCAGTTTCGTGCCTGCGGAAAACAGATGCTGAAGAGGGTCCAACGGGAACGGGGCGCCGGGCGTACGAAGGGCTCCGCCGGTCAGTGGTGCTGACCGACGGAGCCCGTCGTCACTACTTCACTCGAGCTCCCGAACCGGCTGGCTGACTAGTTCTGGTCCTTCAGCAGGCCAACCGAGACGATCTGGCCGTTCTTCTGGGTGTAGAGGCTCACCGTGGTGGCCCCGGCGGGTTCACCGTCGGAACCGAACTTCACCTCGGTGGTGATGCCCTGGTAGTCGATCGCGTTCACGGCCGTCAGGACGGTGGCCTTGGTGACACTGCCCTTGGACTTAGCGTCCTTGATCGCCTGGATGAGGGCGTTGGTCGCGTCGAAGGCCTCCGGGGAGTACGTCGACGGCGGGGTGTTGTAGGCCGCGGTGTAGTCGGTCGTGAACTGCTTGGCGTTGGCAGCGATCGTCGCGTCCAGGCAGCCACAGGTGAAGTACCAACCGTTACCGGCCGCACCCGCGCCCTTGGTGAAGACCGAGGACTTCACGCCGTTACCACCAGCGGTGATACCGGTGTAGTTGACCGCCTTGAGCGCCTTGGCGAACAGCGCCGCCTGAGCGTCGTAGCCGCCGTAGAACAGCGCGCCGGCACCGGAGGACTTGACGGACTGGGCGATTGCACCGTAGTCCGTGGTCTTGGCGTCCACACCCTGGCGGGTAACGGCAACGCCCTTGGCCTTGAGCTCCTTGTCAACGGCGTCGGCGACGCCCTTGCCGTAGTCGCTCTGGTCATCGACGACGAAGACCTTCTTGAGTCCCTTGCGGGCCAGCCAGTCGGCACCCTGGGTGCCTTCGACGTTGTCGTTGGGGATGATGCGGTGGAAGGTCTTGAAACCAAGCGTCTGCAGGGTTCCGTTCGATGCCGACGGCGTGATCATCGCCAGGCCGGCGTCACCGTAGGTCTGGCCGACGGCCTTGGTCGCGCCGGAGAAGCTCGGCCCGATCACGCCCATGACGGTGTTGTCCTGAAGAACCTGAGCCGCCGCGGCCGGAGCCTTGGACGGGTCACCGACGTCGTCGGCCTTGAGGAGCTTCAAAGTGAAGCCGAGGTCGCCCTTGGCGTTGGCCTGCTTGATCGCCAACTCGGCGGCGTTGACCTCGTTGATGCCGAGCTGTTGGTTGTCACCGGACAACGGGCCCTCGAAGGCGATGGTGTACGTGCCACCACCGGCCGGCGCGGACGAGCCGCCACTGCTGTTGCCGGCGAGCCCCCCGTTGTTGGTCTTGGAATTCGAGCACGCGCTGAGGGCGAGAACGCCCGCAATGCCTACTACGGCGATCTTCGCCAGGGAACGAGTCCGCACTGACGTGTCCTCCCTTGTTCTCGACCCTCGATTTGAGGGTCGGGTTCCTCCGTCAGCCACCGGCAATCGGATTCCGACCATCGGGACGGAGCTCGGCGGCTGTGCGGGGTGGACGCTACTGCGCGAGTGAGTCTCGCAGGTCACAAAAGAGTTGCGTCTCGCCGGTCGTAATCAAATCGCGTCCCGGATGTGCCTCGACGTAACAAGAGAGTCCGAATTTGCCGGAAAAGTGGGGATACTCGCGCAACACATTGTTTCTCAAATCGAACTCAAATGCCGTTCGTTGAGGTCGTGTTCGAGCCGGTCGTCACCGGCCGGCCCATGGCACGGGGTCGGCTCAGCCGTGGCCGGTCTCAGTCAGAACCAGCTCGGCGACCGCGCGCATGGTGGTGCGCTTGTCCATGGCCGCGCGTTGGATCCAGCGGAAGGCCTCCGGCTCGGACAGCCGATGCTCAGCCATCAGCACACCCTTGGCCCGCTCGATCAGCTTGCGCGCCTCGAGCCGGTCCTGCAGGCCCGAGACTTCCGCCTCCAGGGCGCGGATCTCGGCGAAGCGGCTGGTCGCCATCTCGATCGCAGGCAGCAGATCGCGCTTGTGGAACGGTTTGATCAGATAGGCCATGGCCCCCGCGTCACGAGCCCGCTCGATCAGGTCGCGTTGGCTGAAGGCGGTCAGGATGACCACGGGGGCGATCCGCGCGCCGGCGATGTGTCCGGCCGCGGTGATGCCGTCCATCTTCGGCATCTTCACGTCGCAGATCACGACGTCGGGGCGCAGGTCCTTGGCCAGCTCGACGGCCTTTTCGCCGTCGGCCGCCTCTCCGACGACTTCGAAGCCCTCCTCGATCAGCATCTCGCGCAGGTCGAGACGGATCAGGGCCTCGTCCTCGGCGATCAACACTCGCCGGGGCGCACTGGAGGACGCAGCGGGCTCTCTCAGTGCCCCCACTGTTGCGGCTGTCTGCTCGACCACGCTGCTCACTACCTTCGACTCGTCCAGGCACTCGGTACTCCGTTGGACCGGTGCGCGCGCCCAGAGCCTATCGGGCTACACTTTCCGACGGTCTGAAGCCCCTGTATCCCAACGGCAGAGGAAATGGTCTCAAAATCCATCAAGTGTGGGTTCGAATCCCACCGGGGGCACACTGTCATAACGGCGCGTTGGTTTCGCCGCCCGTCGAACCGGCTGAAACAGCGATCCAGCTGAAACAGCGATCTAGCTGAAACAGCGATCGGGCTGAAACAGCGATCCAGCTGAAACAGCGGGCCAGCCGGAGCAAACAACAGCCTAGGAGAACTGCTCGGTCACGTTGGGCAATCGGATCATGCCCTCCTGCGCGACGCTGACCACGTGGCGTCCGTCCTGGGTGAAGAAGCGGCCGGTGGCCAGACCTCGCCCACCCGCGGCCGAGGGCGATTCCGAGATGTACAACAGCCACTCGTCGGCCCGGAACCCGCGGTGGAACCACATCGCGTGGTCCAGCGAGGCCATCGAGATGGGATCGAGCCGCGCTGCCAGCCCGTGGTGGATCAGCACCGAGTCGAGCAGGTTCATGTCGGAGGCGAACGTGACCGCGCAGACGTGCACCAGCGGGTCGGCCGGCAGGACCCCGTTCGTACGGAGCCAGATGCGGTGCGGGGAATTCTCCCGCGGACCCTGGGCGCGCTGTACCCACGGCGGGTCGTCGACGTAGCGGATGTCGAACGGCTGCGGGATATGCCCCACGACCGACCACAGATCGTCGAAGCCGATGAAACGTTCGGTCAGCGTCGGCAGCGACTCCGGCCGCGGCACGTCCGGCATCGGTGCACTGTGGTCGATGCCGCCCTGAGGCAGCTGGAAGGAGGCCGACAACGTGAAGATCGGCTGGCCGTGCTGCACCGCCACCACCCGGCGGACCGAGAACGAGTGCCCGTCGCGGACCCGTTCCACGGTGTAGATGATCGGCACCGCCGGGTCACCGGGTCGGATGAAGTACGAATGCAGCGAGTGGACGGCCCGGCCGGCCTCGACCGTGCGACCGGCGGCCACCAGCGCCTGCCCCGCTACCTGCCCGCCGAAGACGCGCTGGAACGAGACCTGCGGGCTGACGCCCCGGAAGATGTTCTCCTCGATCGCTTCCAGATCGAGGAGGTTGACGAGCCCGTCGACTACGGCTTGGCCGGCCGGCGGGGCGCCGGACAGCGTGTTGAGATCAACCTCAGCGGTCACGTTGCAGGACGCCTCCGATGTGGTGCACCCGGATCGTGTTGGTCGTCCCGGGCGTGGCGGGTGGTGTTCCTGCGACGATAACCACGAGGTCGTCCGGGCGACATACCTGTTGGGTGACCAGGGCCGAGTCGACCTGGCGCACCATCTCATCGGTCGTCTGCACCGTCCACACCCGGTGCGCCTGAACGCCCCACGACAACGCCAGCTGCCGTTCGACCTGCTCGTCCGGTGTGAAGGCCAGCACGGTCTGATGGGCGTGCAGCCGCGCCAGGCGGCGGGCCGTGTCCCCACTCTGGGTGAAGGCGACCAGTGCTTTGGCTCCCAGCGAGTCGGCGATGTCCTTGGCCGCCTTGGCGATCACGCCGCCCGGGGTCCGGGGGTCGTGCAGCAGGGCGGCGACATCGACGGTGTTCTCCTCCACCGACCGGATGATCCGGCTCATCGTGGCCACCGTCTGCACCGGGTACTTCCCGACGCTGGTCTCCCCCGACAACATCACCGCGTCGGCACCGTCGAGCACCGCGTTGGCGACATCGGAGGCCTCGGCCCGGGTCGGACGGGAGTGGCTGATCATCGACTCGAGCATCTGAGTGGCGACGATGACGGGTTTGGCGTTGTCGCGGCAGATCGCCACGGCCCGCTTCTGCACCATCGGCACCTGTTCCAGCGGCAGCTCCACGCCGAGGTCGCCGCGAGCGACCATGACGCCGTCGAAGGCCAGCGCGATCTCGGTCAGTGCCTCGACGGCTTCCGGCTTCTCGATCTTGGCGATGACCGGGCGGCGGATACCGACCCGGTCCATGACCTCGTGCACGAGCTTGATGTCGTCGGGCGAGCGCACGAACGACAGGGCGATCCAGTCGACGCCCAGCCTGAGGGCGAACTCCAGGTCGCCGATGTCCTTCTCGCTGAGCGCGGGCACACTCACCGCGACACCGGGAAGCGACAAGCCCTTGTTGTTGCTGACGATTCCGCCTTCGCTGACGTCGCACACCACATCGGTGCCGTTCTCGACCGCGACCGCGACGAGCGCGACGTTGCCGTCGTCGACGAGCAGCCGATCGCCCGGACGGACGTCGTCGGCCAACTGCTTGTACGTCGTGGACACCCGATCATGAGTGCCTTCGACGTCCTCGACGGTGATCCGGATTCGCTCGCCGGTCGCCCACTCGACCGGGCCGTCGGCGAAGCGGCCGATGCGGATCTTCGGTCCCTGCAGATCGGCCAGTGTCGCGACGTTGCGGCCGGCGGCGTCGGCGGCCGCGCGCACGAGCCGGTAGCGGCCGGCGTGGTCGGCATGCTCGCCGTGGCTGAAGTTCAAGCGGGCGACGTCCATCCCCGCTTCGACCAGGGCCCGCATTCGCTCCGGCGGATCGGTGGCAGGCCCTAGGGTGCAGACGATCTTCGCTCGACGGCTCACGATGAGTAACCCTAAACGTTACCGGCCGGTCGTAGGCACGGACCCGCTGATCGATCGTCCCCGCGCATCGCAGGGACGTCCCGCGCGGGGCTCGAACGTGTCTCTGCGGCCGGGAACGGGATCAGCCGAGCAGGCTGTCGACGTAGCACCAGCGCCACGCCTCGCCCGGCTCGACCGACCGCATCACCGGATGGTTGGTCGTGCCGTAGTGCTTGTCGGCGTGCAGCCCGGGTGAGGAATCGCAGCACGCAACGTGACCGCAGGTCAGGCACATCCGAAGGTGGACCCAGTTCAGGCCCTCCTCCACACACTCGTGGCACTCGCCGGGCGTATCCGGCCGGTGCGTGATCGGGGCCTGCTCCAGGTGTTCGCAGGCCTGGGTCACGTGTGTCGGAATGAGCTGGTCCTCCCGCGCGTCCTCCTCCGCTTCGCTGAGCCGGTCGATCGTGGACTCTTCCAGGTCGAGCATGCTCATCACGGTCTGCAGAATCTCGTGGTCGAGCACGCCGGTGTCGCGCACCCGCAGGACTTCGGCACGCTCGGCGTTGAGGACCTTCAACCGCAACTTCGCGTACTTCTCACTCGGAGTCATGTGATCGGACGAGGTCGGTCCCAGCCGCTCCCACGCCGCGTTGGTGCGCTGCAGCAACCGCACGCGGACCTGCTCGATGAGGTCCGGATTGATCGGTGGGTCGGCACGGGCGGCGATCTCGTCGAGTCGCTTGAGCCCCG is from Jatrophihabitans telluris and encodes:
- a CDS encoding acyl-CoA thioesterase: MTAEVDLNTLSGAPPAGQAVVDGLVNLLDLEAIEENIFRGVSPQVSFQRVFGGQVAGQALVAAGRTVEAGRAVHSLHSYFIRPGDPAVPIIYTVERVRDGHSFSVRRVVAVQHGQPIFTLSASFQLPQGGIDHSAPMPDVPRPESLPTLTERFIGFDDLWSVVGHIPQPFDIRYVDDPPWVQRAQGPRENSPHRIWLRTNGVLPADPLVHVCAVTFASDMNLLDSVLIHHGLAARLDPISMASLDHAMWFHRGFRADEWLLYISESPSAAGGRGLATGRFFTQDGRHVVSVAQEGMIRLPNVTEQFS
- the pyk gene encoding pyruvate kinase — its product is MSRRAKIVCTLGPATDPPERMRALVEAGMDVARLNFSHGEHADHAGRYRLVRAAADAAGRNVATLADLQGPKIRIGRFADGPVEWATGERIRITVEDVEGTHDRVSTTYKQLADDVRPGDRLLVDDGNVALVAVAVENGTDVVCDVSEGGIVSNNKGLSLPGVAVSVPALSEKDIGDLEFALRLGVDWIALSFVRSPDDIKLVHEVMDRVGIRRPVIAKIEKPEAVEALTEIALAFDGVMVARGDLGVELPLEQVPMVQKRAVAICRDNAKPVIVATQMLESMISHSRPTRAEASDVANAVLDGADAVMLSGETSVGKYPVQTVATMSRIIRSVEENTVDVAALLHDPRTPGGVIAKAAKDIADSLGAKALVAFTQSGDTARRLARLHAHQTVLAFTPDEQVERQLALSWGVQAHRVWTVQTTDEMVRQVDSALVTQQVCRPDDLVVIVAGTPPATPGTTNTIRVHHIGGVLQRDR